The genomic stretch GAGCTGGCGCGCCGGATGGAGAAGACTAGCGGGCGCGCGGTCACGAGGGAGCCCGCCATGCGTCAGAAGCTCGCGCAGCTCTGGATCGACACGGAGTGCCTGCGCGTGACCGGCGCCCGCGCGATCACGAAGCTGCTCCGCGGCGAAATGCCGGGCCCCGAGGCGTCCGCGGGCAAGATGGTCTGGGTGGAGACGCACCAGCGGCTGCAGGAGCTCGCGATGGAGATCGAGGGGCCGTACGCGCAGCTCTGGAAGGGCTCGGAGTGGGCGGTCGAGGGCGGCGTCTGGCAGCACTCGTTCCTCCGCTCGCGCGCCAACTCGATCGAGGGCGGCACGACGGAGATCCAGAAGAACATCATCGCCGAGCGCGTCCTCGGCCTGCCGAAGGACTAGTCATGGATTTCGGATTCAGCCAGGAACAGGACCTGCTCCGCTCGACCGCGCGGAAGTTCCTCGAGAACGAGTGCACCTCGACGTTCGTGCGCGCACGGATGGAGGAGCCGGCGGGCGTCACCGACGACTTCTGGATGAAGCTGGCCGAGCAAGGATGGCTCGGCCTGATCTACCCGGAGGAGTACGGCGGCAGCGGCCTCGGCTTCGTGGACCTCACCGTGCTCATGGAGGAGATGGGGCGCTGCGTGATGCCCGGGCCGTTCTTCTCCACGGTGCTCCTGGGCGGCCTCGCTATCCTCGAGGCCGGATCGCCCGAGCAGAAGAAGGAGTGGCTGCCGAAGATCGCCGCGGGCCAGGCGAAGGCCACGCTCGCGCTCACGGAGCCGAACGCGCGCTGGGACGCCGCGGGCGTCACGGTGACCGCCAAGGAGGGCAAGGGCGGGTTCGTCCTCAACGGCACGAAGCTCTTCGTCCCCGACGCCCACCTGGCAGACGTCAGCGTCGTCGTCGCGCGCACGGCCGAGGGAAAGTCGCCGGAGGACGGCGTGAGCCTCTTCCTCGTGCCGAAGGGCACCAAGGGCGTCGAGGTCAAGCTCCTGCCGACGATGGACCAGACGCGGAAGCTCTGCGAGGTGACGCTGAAGGACGCCGCCGTGCCGGCGGGCGCGCTCCTCGGCACGAAGGGCGGGGCATGGCCCACTCTGGCGCGCGTGC from Candidatus Methylomirabilota bacterium encodes the following:
- a CDS encoding acyl-CoA dehydrogenase family protein: MDFGFSQEQDLLRSTARKFLENECTSTFVRARMEEPAGVTDDFWMKLAEQGWLGLIYPEEYGGSGLGFVDLTVLMEEMGRCVMPGPFFSTVLLGGLAILEAGSPEQKKEWLPKIAAGQAKATLALTEPNARWDAAGVTVTAKEGKGGFVLNGTKLFVPDAHLADVSVVVARTAEGKSPEDGVSLFLVPKGTKGVEVKLLPTMDQTRKLCEVTLKDAAVPAGALLGTKGGAWPTLARVLQRATVALCAEMCGGAQRVLDMTTEYAKIRVAFGKPIGTYQGVKHKAADMLVDVENAKSLTYYAAWAADENSPETALAISMAKAYASDAYRKVSATGIQLHGGIGFTWEHDLHLYFKRAKASEFTFGDATYHRERVAQLINL